In Eriocheir sinensis breed Jianghai 21 chromosome 45, ASM2467909v1, whole genome shotgun sequence, the following proteins share a genomic window:
- the LOC126980722 gene encoding titin-like isoform X43 translates to MKLFVVWTLVLVLGNLGAGRQSLADGGGSKGLPQDGAASLTLEKTDVDPCRKQDEGGLKELPKVYDLTSMKPSLENGTHDTIKTVERRVINNTDEAGHLTGNKTVVEKTTETDVQPNRNVSKTTEAQVVVDEKGKESGEKHVTESETVTQSTPDNGTLTQTVDMKTVTDEKGNEINEEVVIKKEATVLTNDTKEKPKDDKAATLLLPKDDQGKNKTETTEITEERKETLPDNTTHEVLVKEKEEILPSQNSTKVTSVETKNITEKGDGLQKTEITEERKEILPSNITNEDVLKEEILPSQNSTKVTSVETKNITEMGDGLLKTEITEERKEILPSNITNEDVLKEEIFPSQNSTTVTSVETKNVTEKGDGLLKTEITEERKEILPSNITNEDVLKEEILPSQNSTTVTSVETKNITEKGDGLLRAEQTKERKETLPDNTTHEIVVKEKEEKLPSQDSTNETSVESKNVTYKGDGKDVEKETVIQKEVEKNVCNGDTKEVRDEGHLNETAEDLKHQVSDVKNKIEEEKAKAEETSPTPTQWIEQKPVAAPVIQEGKVVRKVVPAVRPMKVVRKVVPAVRPMKVVRKVVPVMRPMKVVRKGVPSVRQGKVFVVHRVVEYVTPSVVTKRFPVVTQKKVLAKVPPTVTEGNIPVVTEKKVTENLIPSVTEGKVPVVTTEKVAEQVAPSATEEIVSVPKEQENVPVMTEKEVENLIPSVTEGKVPVVPQQEIVDKVAPSATEEIVSVPKMQENVPVVTEEKAENLIPSVTEGKVPVVPQQEIVDKVPPAATEEKVPVAVKEKVSEQAAPSGTEEIVTVPKEQEQVPVVTEEKVVEEVAPSVTEEKAPVVTNQTVVEKITPTATEEEVVTQRKLVEKVAPSVEENVVDIPKREEV, encoded by the exons ATGAAGCTCTTCGTAGTGTGGACGCTGGTCTTGGTGCTGGGAAATCTGGGAGCCGGCAGGCAGTCACTAGCCGACGGAGGGGGCTCCAAGGGGCTCCCGCAGGACGGGGCGGCCTCCCTTACCTTGGAAAAGACCGATGTGGACCCATGCCGAAAACAAGACGAGGGGGGACTCAAAGAGTTACCCAAAGTGTATGATCTAACGAGCATGAAGCCAAGCTTGGAAAATGGCACTCATGACACCATCAAGACCGTGGAAAGAAGAGTCATTAACAATACAGACGAGGCGGGGCATTTAACAGGAAACAAGACAGTCGTTGAAAAGACGACAGAGACTGACGTACAGCCCAACCGAAATGTATCAAAGACTACGGAAGCACAAGTCGTTGTTgatgagaaaggtaaagaaagtggCGAAAAACATGTCACAGAGAGCGAAACGGTGACGCAAAGCACTCCAGACAACGGAACCTTAACACAGACGGTGGACATGAAAACTGTAACGGACGAAAAGGGCAATGAAATAAACGAGGAGGTTgttataaagaaggaagcaacagtACTTACTAATGACACTAAAGAAAAGCCGAAGGACGATAAAGctgcaactcttcttcttccgaaGGATGACcaaggtaaaaacaaaacagaaactacagaaataacagaggaaagaaaggagactcTGCCCGACAATACAACGCATGAAGTcttagtaaaagagaaagaagaaatattgccTTCACAGAACAGCActaaagtgacatctgtggagacgaAGAATATTACAGAGAAGGGTGATGGACTTCAGAAGACAGaaataacagaggaaagaaaagagattctgcccagcaatataacgaatgaagatgTATTGAAAGAAGAAATATTGCCTTCACAGAACAGCActaaagtgacatctgtggagacgaAGAATATTACAGAGATGGGTGATGGGCTTCTGAAGACAGaaataacagaggaaagaaaagagattctgcccagcaatataacgaatgaagatgTATTGAAAGAAGAAATATTTCCTTCACAGAACAGCACTacagtgacatctgtggagacgaagaatgttacagagaagggtGATGGGCTTCTGAAGACAGaaataacagaggaaagaaaagagattctgcccagcaatataacgaatgaagatgTATTGAAAGAAGAAATATTGCCTTCACAGAACAGCACTacagtgacatctgtggagacgaAGAATATTACAGAGAAGGGTGATGGGCTTCTGAGGGCagaacaaacaaaggaaagaaaggagactcTGCCCGACAATACAACGCATGAAATTGtagttaaagagaaagaagaaaaattacctTCACAGGATAGCACTAACGAGACATCCGTGGAAAGTAAGAATGTTACATATAAGGGCgatggaaaagatgtcgagaaagaaactgtaattcaaaaagaagtcgaaaagaatgtgtgtaatgGCGACACCAAGGAGGTTCGTGACGAAGGACATCTTAACGAAACAGCTGAAGACCTGAAGCACCAAGTTAGCGACGTGAAGAACaagattgaggaagaaaaggcaaaggcTGAGGAAACAAGTCCTACGCCGACCCAATGGATAGAACAAAAACCAGTTGCCGCCCCTGTCATCCAAGAAGGcaaggtcgttagaaaggtagtccctgctgtgaggccaatgaaggtcgttagaaag gtagtccctgctgtgaggccaatgaaggtcgttagaaag gtagtccctgttatgaggccaatgaaggtcgttagaaaggGTGTGCCCTCGGTGAGACAAGGAAAAGTCTTCGTTGTGCATCGAGTTGTTGAATACGTCACCCCTTCGGTGGTAACAAAAAGATTCCCCGTTGTGACACAGAAGAAGGTTCTTGCAAAGGTTCCCCCTACGGTGACAGAAGGAAACATCCCCGTTGTTACAGAAAAGAAAGTTACTGAGAATCTTATCCCCtctgtgacagaaggaaaagtgcCGGTTGTGACAACTGAGAAGGTTGCTGAGCAGGTTGCCCCTTCGGCAACAGAAGAGATCGTCAGTGTCCCCAAGGAGCAAGAAAATGTCCCTGTCATGACAGAAAAAGAGGTTGAGAATCTTATCCCCtctgtgacagaaggaaaagtaccggtagtccctcaacaggagaTTGTTGACAAGGTTGCCCCTTCGGCGACAGAAGAGATCGTCAGTGTCCCCAAGATGCAAGAAAATGTCCCTGTCGTAAcagaagaaaaggctgagaatcttatcccctctgtgacagaaggaaaagtgccggtagtccctcaacaggagaTTGTTGACAAG gTTCCCCCTGcggcgacagaagaaaaagttcctgtcgCGGTCAAAGAGAAAGTTAGTGAACAGGCAGCCCCTTCGGggacagaagagattgtcactgttcccaaagagcaagaacaagtccctgttgtaacagaggaaaaggtcgTTGAAGAGGTTGCCCCCTCCGTAACAGAGGAAAAAGCtcccgttgtgacaaatcagacGGTTGTCGAAAAGATTACTCCTACCGCAACAGAGGAAGAAGTTGTCACTCAACGGAAGCTCGTTGAGAAGGTTGCCCCCTCTGTCGAGGAAAATGTAGTTGACATTCCAAAGAGGGAGGAAGTGTAG
- the LOC126980722 gene encoding titin-like isoform X17 has product MKLFVVWTLVLVLGNLGAGRQSLADGGGSKGLPQDGAASLTLEKTDVDPCRKQDEGGLKELPKVYDLTSMKPSLENGTHDTIKTVERRVINNTDEAGHLTGNKTVVEKTTETDVQPNRNVSKTTEAQVVVDEKGKESGEKHVTESETVTQSTPDNGTLTQTVDMKTVTDEKGNEINEEVVIKKEATVLTNDTKEKPKDDKAATLLLPKDDQGKNKTETTEITEERKETLPDNTTHEVLVKEKEEILPSQNSTKVTSVETKNITEKGDGLQKTEITEERKEILPSNITNEDVLKEEILPSQNSTKVTSVETKNITEMGDGLLKTEITEERKEILPSNITNEDVLKEEIFPSQNSTTVTSVETKNVTEKGDGLLKTEITEERKEILPSNITNEDVLKEEILPSQNSTTVTSVETKNITEKGDGLLRAEQTKERKETLPDNTTHEIVVKEKEEKLPSQDSTNETSVESKNVTYKGDGKDVEKETVIQKEVEKNVCNGDTKEVRDEGHLNETAEDLKHQVSDVKNKIEEEKAKAEETSPTPTQWIEQKPVAAPVIQEGKVVRKVVPAVRPMKVVRKVVPAVRPMKVVRKVVPAVRPMKVVRKVVPVMRPMKVVRKVVPAVRPMKVVRKVVPVMRPMKVVRKVVPVMRPMKVVRKGVPSVRQGKVFVVHRVVEYVTPSVVTKRFPVVTQKKVLAKVPPTVTEGNIPVVTEKKVTENLIPSVTEGKVPVVTTEKVAEQVAPSATEEIVSVPKEQENVPVMTEKEVENLIPSVTEGKVPVVPQQEIVDKVAPSATEEIVSVPKMQENVPVVTEEKAENLIPSVTEGKVPVVPQQEIVDKVPPAATEEKVPVAVKEKVSEQAAPSGTEEIVTVPKEQEQVPVVTEEKVVEEVAPSVTEEKAPVVTNQTVVEKITPTATEEEVVTQRKLVEKVAPSVEENVVDIPKREEV; this is encoded by the exons ATGAAGCTCTTCGTAGTGTGGACGCTGGTCTTGGTGCTGGGAAATCTGGGAGCCGGCAGGCAGTCACTAGCCGACGGAGGGGGCTCCAAGGGGCTCCCGCAGGACGGGGCGGCCTCCCTTACCTTGGAAAAGACCGATGTGGACCCATGCCGAAAACAAGACGAGGGGGGACTCAAAGAGTTACCCAAAGTGTATGATCTAACGAGCATGAAGCCAAGCTTGGAAAATGGCACTCATGACACCATCAAGACCGTGGAAAGAAGAGTCATTAACAATACAGACGAGGCGGGGCATTTAACAGGAAACAAGACAGTCGTTGAAAAGACGACAGAGACTGACGTACAGCCCAACCGAAATGTATCAAAGACTACGGAAGCACAAGTCGTTGTTgatgagaaaggtaaagaaagtggCGAAAAACATGTCACAGAGAGCGAAACGGTGACGCAAAGCACTCCAGACAACGGAACCTTAACACAGACGGTGGACATGAAAACTGTAACGGACGAAAAGGGCAATGAAATAAACGAGGAGGTTgttataaagaaggaagcaacagtACTTACTAATGACACTAAAGAAAAGCCGAAGGACGATAAAGctgcaactcttcttcttccgaaGGATGACcaaggtaaaaacaaaacagaaactacagaaataacagaggaaagaaaggagactcTGCCCGACAATACAACGCATGAAGTcttagtaaaagagaaagaagaaatattgccTTCACAGAACAGCActaaagtgacatctgtggagacgaAGAATATTACAGAGAAGGGTGATGGACTTCAGAAGACAGaaataacagaggaaagaaaagagattctgcccagcaatataacgaatgaagatgTATTGAAAGAAGAAATATTGCCTTCACAGAACAGCActaaagtgacatctgtggagacgaAGAATATTACAGAGATGGGTGATGGGCTTCTGAAGACAGaaataacagaggaaagaaaagagattctgcccagcaatataacgaatgaagatgTATTGAAAGAAGAAATATTTCCTTCACAGAACAGCACTacagtgacatctgtggagacgaagaatgttacagagaagggtGATGGGCTTCTGAAGACAGaaataacagaggaaagaaaagagattctgcccagcaatataacgaatgaagatgTATTGAAAGAAGAAATATTGCCTTCACAGAACAGCACTacagtgacatctgtggagacgaAGAATATTACAGAGAAGGGTGATGGGCTTCTGAGGGCagaacaaacaaaggaaagaaaggagactcTGCCCGACAATACAACGCATGAAATTGtagttaaagagaaagaagaaaaattacctTCACAGGATAGCACTAACGAGACATCCGTGGAAAGTAAGAATGTTACATATAAGGGCgatggaaaagatgtcgagaaagaaactgtaattcaaaaagaagtcgaaaagaatgtgtgtaatgGCGACACCAAGGAGGTTCGTGACGAAGGACATCTTAACGAAACAGCTGAAGACCTGAAGCACCAAGTTAGCGACGTGAAGAACaagattgaggaagaaaaggcaaaggcTGAGGAAACAAGTCCTACGCCGACCCAATGGATAGAACAAAAACCAGTTGCCGCCCCTGTCATCCAAGAAGGcaaggtcgttagaaaggtagtccctgctgtgaggccaatgaaggtcgttagaaag gtagtccctgctgtgaggccaatgaaggtcgttagaaag gtagtccctgctgtgaggccaatgaaggtcgttagaaaggtagtccctgttatgaggccaatgaaggtcgttagaaaggtagtccctgctgtgaggccaatgaaggtcgttagaaaggtagtccctgttatgaggccaatgaaggtcgttagaaaggtagtccctgttatgaggccaatgaaggtcgttagaaaggGTGTGCCCTCGGTGAGACAAGGAAAAGTCTTCGTTGTGCATCGAGTTGTTGAATACGTCACCCCTTCGGTGGTAACAAAAAGATTCCCCGTTGTGACACAGAAGAAGGTTCTTGCAAAGGTTCCCCCTACGGTGACAGAAGGAAACATCCCCGTTGTTACAGAAAAGAAAGTTACTGAGAATCTTATCCCCtctgtgacagaaggaaaagtgcCGGTTGTGACAACTGAGAAGGTTGCTGAGCAGGTTGCCCCTTCGGCAACAGAAGAGATCGTCAGTGTCCCCAAGGAGCAAGAAAATGTCCCTGTCATGACAGAAAAAGAGGTTGAGAATCTTATCCCCtctgtgacagaaggaaaagtaccggtagtccctcaacaggagaTTGTTGACAAGGTTGCCCCTTCGGCGACAGAAGAGATCGTCAGTGTCCCCAAGATGCAAGAAAATGTCCCTGTCGTAAcagaagaaaaggctgagaatcttatcccctctgtgacagaaggaaaagtgccggtagtccctcaacaggagaTTGTTGACAAG gTTCCCCCTGcggcgacagaagaaaaagttcctgtcgCGGTCAAAGAGAAAGTTAGTGAACAGGCAGCCCCTTCGGggacagaagagattgtcactgttcccaaagagcaagaacaagtccctgttgtaacagaggaaaaggtcgTTGAAGAGGTTGCCCCCTCCGTAACAGAGGAAAAAGCtcccgttgtgacaaatcagacGGTTGTCGAAAAGATTACTCCTACCGCAACAGAGGAAGAAGTTGTCACTCAACGGAAGCTCGTTGAGAAGGTTGCCCCCTCTGTCGAGGAAAATGTAGTTGACATTCCAAAGAGGGAGGAAGTGTAG
- the LOC126980722 gene encoding titin-like isoform X11 — MKLFVVWTLVLVLGNLGAGRQSLADGGGSKGLPQDGAASLTLEKTDVDPCRKQDEGGLKELPKVYDLTSMKPSLENGTHDTIKTVERRVINNTDEAGHLTGNKTVVEKTTETDVQPNRNVSKTTEAQVVVDEKGKESGEKHVTESETVTQSTPDNGTLTQTVDMKTVTDEKGNEINEEVVIKKEATVLTNDTKEKPKDDKAATLLLPKDDQGKNKTETTEITEERKETLPDNTTHEVLVKEKEEILPSQNSTKVTSVETKNITEKGDGLQKTEITEERKEILPSNITNEDVLKEEILPSQNSTKVTSVETKNITEMGDGLLKTEITEERKEILPSNITNEDVLKEEIFPSQNSTTVTSVETKNVTEKGDGLLKTEITEERKEILPSNITNEDVLKEEILPSQNSTTVTSVETKNITEKGDGLLRAEQTKERKETLPDNTTHEIVVKEKEEKLPSQDSTNETSVESKNVTYKGDGKDVEKETVIQKEVEKNVCNGDTKEVRDEGHLNETAEDLKHQVSDVKNKIEEEKAKAEETSPTPTQWIEQKPVAAPVIQEGKVVRKVVPAVRPMKVVRKVVPAVRPMKVVRKVVPAVRPMKVVRKVVPAVRPMKVVRKVVPVMRPMKVVRKVVPAVRPMKVVRKVVPVMRPMKVVRKVVPVMRPMKVVRKGVPSVRQGKVFVVHRVVEYVTPSVVTKRFPVVTQKKVLAKVPPTVTEGNIPVVTEKKVTENLIPSVTEGKVPVVTTEKVAEQVAPSATEEIVSVPKEQENVPVMTEKEVENLIPSVTEGKVPVVPQQEIVDKVAPSATEEIVSVPKMQENVPVVTEEKAENLIPSVTEGKVPVVPQQEIVDKVPPAATEEKVPVAVKEKVSEQAAPSGTEEIVTVPKEQEQVPVVTEEKVVEEVAPSVTEEKAPVVTNQTVVEKITPTATEEEVVTQRKLVEKVAPSVEENVVDIPKREEV; from the exons ATGAAGCTCTTCGTAGTGTGGACGCTGGTCTTGGTGCTGGGAAATCTGGGAGCCGGCAGGCAGTCACTAGCCGACGGAGGGGGCTCCAAGGGGCTCCCGCAGGACGGGGCGGCCTCCCTTACCTTGGAAAAGACCGATGTGGACCCATGCCGAAAACAAGACGAGGGGGGACTCAAAGAGTTACCCAAAGTGTATGATCTAACGAGCATGAAGCCAAGCTTGGAAAATGGCACTCATGACACCATCAAGACCGTGGAAAGAAGAGTCATTAACAATACAGACGAGGCGGGGCATTTAACAGGAAACAAGACAGTCGTTGAAAAGACGACAGAGACTGACGTACAGCCCAACCGAAATGTATCAAAGACTACGGAAGCACAAGTCGTTGTTgatgagaaaggtaaagaaagtggCGAAAAACATGTCACAGAGAGCGAAACGGTGACGCAAAGCACTCCAGACAACGGAACCTTAACACAGACGGTGGACATGAAAACTGTAACGGACGAAAAGGGCAATGAAATAAACGAGGAGGTTgttataaagaaggaagcaacagtACTTACTAATGACACTAAAGAAAAGCCGAAGGACGATAAAGctgcaactcttcttcttccgaaGGATGACcaaggtaaaaacaaaacagaaactacagaaataacagaggaaagaaaggagactcTGCCCGACAATACAACGCATGAAGTcttagtaaaagagaaagaagaaatattgccTTCACAGAACAGCActaaagtgacatctgtggagacgaAGAATATTACAGAGAAGGGTGATGGACTTCAGAAGACAGaaataacagaggaaagaaaagagattctgcccagcaatataacgaatgaagatgTATTGAAAGAAGAAATATTGCCTTCACAGAACAGCActaaagtgacatctgtggagacgaAGAATATTACAGAGATGGGTGATGGGCTTCTGAAGACAGaaataacagaggaaagaaaagagattctgcccagcaatataacgaatgaagatgTATTGAAAGAAGAAATATTTCCTTCACAGAACAGCACTacagtgacatctgtggagacgaagaatgttacagagaagggtGATGGGCTTCTGAAGACAGaaataacagaggaaagaaaagagattctgcccagcaatataacgaatgaagatgTATTGAAAGAAGAAATATTGCCTTCACAGAACAGCACTacagtgacatctgtggagacgaAGAATATTACAGAGAAGGGTGATGGGCTTCTGAGGGCagaacaaacaaaggaaagaaaggagactcTGCCCGACAATACAACGCATGAAATTGtagttaaagagaaagaagaaaaattacctTCACAGGATAGCACTAACGAGACATCCGTGGAAAGTAAGAATGTTACATATAAGGGCgatggaaaagatgtcgagaaagaaactgtaattcaaaaagaagtcgaaaagaatgtgtgtaatgGCGACACCAAGGAGGTTCGTGACGAAGGACATCTTAACGAAACAGCTGAAGACCTGAAGCACCAAGTTAGCGACGTGAAGAACaagattgaggaagaaaaggcaaaggcTGAGGAAACAAGTCCTACGCCGACCCAATGGATAGAACAAAAACCAGTTGCCGCCCCTGTCATCCAAGAAGGcaaggtcgttagaaaggtagtccctgctgtgaggccaatgaaggtcgttagaaag gtagtccctgctgtgaggccaatgaaggtcgttagaaaggtagtccctgctgtgaggccaatgaaggtcgttagaaag gtagtccctgctgtgaggccaatgaaggtcgttagaaaggtagtccctgttatgaggccaatgaaggtcgttagaaaggtagtccctgctgtgaggccaatgaaggtcgttagaaaggtagtccctgttatgaggccaatgaaggtcgttagaaaggtagtccctgttatgaggccaatgaaggtcgttagaaaggGTGTGCCCTCGGTGAGACAAGGAAAAGTCTTCGTTGTGCATCGAGTTGTTGAATACGTCACCCCTTCGGTGGTAACAAAAAGATTCCCCGTTGTGACACAGAAGAAGGTTCTTGCAAAGGTTCCCCCTACGGTGACAGAAGGAAACATCCCCGTTGTTACAGAAAAGAAAGTTACTGAGAATCTTATCCCCtctgtgacagaaggaaaagtgcCGGTTGTGACAACTGAGAAGGTTGCTGAGCAGGTTGCCCCTTCGGCAACAGAAGAGATCGTCAGTGTCCCCAAGGAGCAAGAAAATGTCCCTGTCATGACAGAAAAAGAGGTTGAGAATCTTATCCCCtctgtgacagaaggaaaagtaccggtagtccctcaacaggagaTTGTTGACAAGGTTGCCCCTTCGGCGACAGAAGAGATCGTCAGTGTCCCCAAGATGCAAGAAAATGTCCCTGTCGTAAcagaagaaaaggctgagaatcttatcccctctgtgacagaaggaaaagtgccggtagtccctcaacaggagaTTGTTGACAAG gTTCCCCCTGcggcgacagaagaaaaagttcctgtcgCGGTCAAAGAGAAAGTTAGTGAACAGGCAGCCCCTTCGGggacagaagagattgtcactgttcccaaagagcaagaacaagtccctgttgtaacagaggaaaaggtcgTTGAAGAGGTTGCCCCCTCCGTAACAGAGGAAAAAGCtcccgttgtgacaaatcagacGGTTGTCGAAAAGATTACTCCTACCGCAACAGAGGAAGAAGTTGTCACTCAACGGAAGCTCGTTGAGAAGGTTGCCCCCTCTGTCGAGGAAAATGTAGTTGACATTCCAAAGAGGGAGGAAGTGTAG